In one Calditrichota bacterium genomic region, the following are encoded:
- a CDS encoding P-II family nitrogen regulator, which translates to MKEIKAYIKTDKVEQVVYALEEAGAPGITVVEVHPVGYGFDANYFSRSPQTMRHFFAITKLEIVAKDEEAHKFVEIIREKAYTGSKGDGLIFVTPVEIAVKIRTGAVGDLG; encoded by the coding sequence ATGAAAGAGATCAAAGCTTATATCAAAACAGATAAAGTAGAACAAGTGGTTTATGCCCTTGAGGAAGCCGGAGCGCCAGGAATCACTGTCGTGGAGGTTCATCCCGTGGGATACGGCTTTGACGCAAATTACTTTTCTCGTTCGCCCCAGACAATGCGTCACTTTTTTGCCATTACCAAACTGGAAATAGTGGCAAAGGACGAAGAAGCGCACAAATTTGTGGAAATCATCAGGGAGAAGGCTTACACCGGCTCCAAAGGTGACGGGCTAATCTTTGTCACTCCGGTGGAGATTGCGGTCAAAATCAGGACCGGCGCGGTTGGCGATCTGGGATAA
- a CDS encoding SHOCT domain-containing protein, whose product MMFGGMFLFWILLIVGAGWFFKNTVEQRQQNSSRQSEDALSILRNRYAKGEISKEEFDERKTALV is encoded by the coding sequence ATGATGTTCGGAGGAATGTTTCTATTCTGGATACTTCTTATTGTCGGCGCGGGCTGGTTTTTCAAAAATACAGTCGAACAAAGGCAGCAGAATTCATCGCGGCAATCAGAAGACGCGCTGTCGATCCTGCGAAATAGATACGCCAAAGGTGAAATAAGCAAAGAGGAATTCGACGAGCGAAAAACTGCTCTCGTCTAA
- a CDS encoding SHOCT domain-containing protein, with protein sequence MMHGFGMGWGWGGMVFQILFFGGIILVIIWGIRTFTNQNRQSPFGPANNSSAIDILKKRYAQGEIDKKEFEEKMRDLSQ encoded by the coding sequence ATGATGCACGGATTTGGAATGGGTTGGGGATGGGGAGGTATGGTTTTCCAAATATTATTTTTTGGAGGAATAATTCTCGTAATCATTTGGGGAATTCGTACCTTCACCAATCAAAATCGGCAATCCCCCTTTGGACCCGCTAACAATTCTTCAGCAATTGACATATTGAAAAAGCGGTATGCCCAGGGCGAAATTGACAAAAAGGAATTTGAAGAGAAAATGCGCGATTTAAGCCAATAA
- a CDS encoding YHS domain-containing protein gives MAKDPVCGMQVDENAAPAVSVFKGTTYYFCCQSCKQQFEEEPEKYTGK, from the coding sequence ATGGCAAAAGACCCGGTCTGTGGTATGCAGGTTGATGAAAATGCAGCGCCGGCAGTGTCTGTTTTCAAGGGCACGACCTATTATTTTTGCTGTCAATCCTGTAAACAACAATTTGAAGAAGAGCCGGAAAAATATACAGGGAAGTGA
- a CDS encoding NAD(P)/FAD-dependent oxidoreductase yields the protein MKNQNLFDVLIIGAGPAGLTASIFAHDKNFNVALVEGLEAGGQLKNLYPHKPVYNYPGYANIKAGKLANYMLHQVKEKGITVWEQEPVSQLVSLKNGRFLAKSTNLELESKAIILTCGMGLLEPRKLEVPGETELQDKMIFYTLKNLEQWANQKVLIVGGGNSALDNALLLLESQCHVTVIHKSDKFQAEPATVEELEKKKIELLRGWHVTQVEKSSDGKLKISAQSTDGTHQKDFISDKMLINIGLKPRIDFLKSLNLDLKGRQVLVNSEMQTTTPGVFACGDVVSYPGKVRLIVTAIGEAATSVNSLGIYLKSLSN from the coding sequence ATGAAAAATCAGAATCTTTTTGATGTCTTAATAATCGGCGCCGGACCTGCCGGACTTACTGCTTCTATTTTTGCGCACGATAAAAATTTCAACGTCGCGCTTGTGGAAGGTTTAGAAGCAGGGGGACAGCTAAAAAATCTCTATCCGCATAAACCTGTGTACAACTATCCGGGATACGCGAACATTAAAGCCGGGAAGTTGGCAAATTATATGCTGCATCAAGTAAAGGAGAAGGGCATCACCGTTTGGGAGCAAGAACCTGTTAGCCAACTTGTTTCATTAAAAAATGGCCGCTTTTTGGCAAAGTCGACAAATCTGGAATTAGAATCAAAAGCCATTATCTTAACATGCGGCATGGGATTGCTTGAACCACGAAAATTGGAAGTTCCCGGCGAAACCGAGCTTCAGGACAAAATGATTTTTTATACTCTCAAAAATCTGGAACAATGGGCCAATCAAAAAGTTCTCATCGTTGGGGGCGGTAACAGCGCGCTGGACAATGCTTTGCTGCTGCTGGAAAGTCAATGCCACGTTACTGTCATTCATAAATCTGACAAATTTCAAGCCGAACCCGCCACTGTAGAGGAACTTGAAAAGAAAAAAATCGAACTTCTGCGCGGCTGGCACGTCACACAAGTGGAAAAATCTTCTGACGGGAAATTGAAAATTAGCGCGCAATCTACTGACGGAACCCATCAGAAAGACTTTATTTCAGACAAAATGTTGATCAACATCGGTCTGAAACCGCGTATCGATTTTTTGAAAAGCTTAAACTTGGACTTGAAAGGCAGGCAGGTTTTGGTAAATTCGGAAATGCAAACAACGACCCCCGGCGTTTTTGCCTGCGGCGACGTTGTGAGTTATCCCGGAAAAGTGCGTCTTATCGTTACTGCCATTGGCGAGGCTGCCACCTCGGTAAATAGTCTGGGAATTTATTTAAAATCATTATCAAATTAA
- a CDS encoding DUF302 domain-containing protein, whose translation MSYYFSKQIDLSFEDAIDKVTEELKKEGFGILTEIDVKATLKKKLDVDFKKYQILGACNPPFAYEALKSENMIGTMLPCNVIVQEADGGKTEVTAVDPVSSMQAIDNPKLNEIANKIQQKLKTVINNI comes from the coding sequence ATGAGTTATTACTTTTCAAAACAAATCGATCTTTCTTTTGAGGACGCTATTGACAAAGTCACAGAAGAATTGAAAAAAGAAGGTTTTGGCATTCTGACAGAAATCGATGTCAAAGCGACTCTGAAGAAAAAATTAGACGTGGATTTCAAAAAATACCAGATTCTTGGCGCTTGCAATCCGCCTTTTGCTTATGAAGCTTTAAAAAGTGAAAACATGATTGGTACGATGTTGCCTTGCAACGTAATCGTTCAAGAAGCTGACGGCGGAAAAACAGAAGTCACTGCTGTGGATCCTGTGAGTTCCATGCAGGCAATCGACAACCCGAAACTCAATGAAATCGCCAATAAAATACAACAAAAATTGAAAACAGTTATCAATAATATTTAA
- a CDS encoding T9SS type A sorting domain-containing protein: MKKLFLLLIMMGIAALPVFAQGHGHGQGGGHHGMWPDSLETVTVTGTAIVDSNFFMPMYYLDVDNDDVADYMLSFGPYWYQPSSGAQRPANGEQVTILGALQGFENNFNVIIVYEINGLEWREPIEGGMHGWDGDHFWGDTHDDTTVTGVLLVDSTYFYYHYFLDTDNDQYPDFKLNLGPPWYIDQNKDLLPGNNENITVTGALHDEMMMDIPSLMVFEINGTEWRNPTGPPPWSGNWLFRGGSDTGYVFSPTDSLDWMAHPPGSMMGMMMGGGFFPDSVYCQFEEIHPENLPGFPDSTIFAGYYMNMYDPSGQSMMSGGGMMGGANGMRFNQPTTFHFHYEDDQLTQMNLSENQLHLKYWDDSSSQWREVNNYSLDRENNEILFQNDEMFNYYAIFGDVTLTDVMLDNPTTAPENFTLHQNYPNPFNPETTIKFNIPEQNFVQLSIYNLLGQKIRTLVAQNLISGSHEVKWDGKDEFSNPVPSGIYFAQLQVNNRKQTVKLNLIK; this comes from the coding sequence ATGAAAAAATTATTCTTACTATTGATTATGATGGGAATCGCTGCCCTCCCGGTTTTCGCCCAGGGGCACGGACACGGCCAAGGCGGCGGACATCACGGCATGTGGCCTGATTCTCTGGAAACAGTTACTGTAACCGGAACAGCGATTGTCGATTCCAACTTTTTTATGCCAATGTATTACCTGGACGTTGACAACGACGACGTCGCTGATTACATGCTTTCTTTTGGCCCTTACTGGTACCAGCCATCTTCCGGCGCACAACGCCCTGCAAATGGCGAACAAGTTACCATTTTGGGGGCGCTCCAGGGATTTGAAAACAATTTTAACGTGATAATTGTTTACGAAATCAACGGGTTAGAATGGCGAGAGCCAATCGAAGGCGGCATGCACGGCTGGGACGGAGACCATTTTTGGGGTGACACTCACGATGACACGACTGTCACGGGCGTGCTGTTAGTTGACAGTACCTATTTTTATTACCATTATTTTCTGGATACCGATAACGATCAATACCCTGATTTTAAGCTAAATTTGGGTCCGCCCTGGTATATCGACCAAAATAAAGATTTGCTGCCGGGGAATAACGAAAATATCACTGTTACCGGCGCTTTGCACGATGAGATGATGATGGATATTCCCTCTCTCATGGTATTTGAAATTAACGGCACCGAGTGGCGCAATCCCACAGGTCCGCCTCCGTGGAGCGGAAACTGGCTCTTTCGCGGCGGAAGCGACACCGGCTATGTTTTCAGCCCCACGGATAGTCTCGATTGGATGGCTCATCCTCCCGGTTCAATGATGGGAATGATGATGGGCGGCGGTTTTTTCCCGGATTCTGTCTATTGCCAATTTGAAGAAATTCATCCAGAAAATTTACCCGGTTTTCCGGATTCAACAATTTTTGCCGGTTATTACATGAATATGTACGATCCTTCAGGTCAGTCAATGATGAGCGGCGGAGGCATGATGGGCGGAGCGAATGGCATGCGTTTCAATCAACCCACTACTTTTCATTTTCATTACGAAGATGATCAGTTGACGCAAATGAATTTGTCGGAAAATCAGTTACACCTGAAATATTGGGACGATAGTTCTTCCCAGTGGCGAGAAGTGAACAACTATTCGCTCGATCGAGAAAACAATGAGATTCTTTTTCAGAACGATGAGATGTTCAACTATTACGCGATTTTCGGAGACGTCACTTTGACTGATGTGATGCTGGATAATCCGACGACAGCACCGGAGAATTTTACATTGCACCAGAATTATCCCAATCCCTTCAATCCGGAGACAACGATTAAATTTAATATTCCGGAACAGAATTTTGTTCAGTTGTCGATTTACAACCTGCTGGGACAAAAGATAAGAACACTCGTCGCTCAGAATTTAATCTCTGGTTCTCACGAAGTAAAATGGGACGGAAAAGATGAGTTCTCAAACCCTGTTCCTTCAGGAATTTATTTCGCCCAGTTGCAGGTTAATAATCGCAAGCAAACAGTCAAATTAAATCTGATAAAATAA